Proteins encoded together in one Myxococcales bacterium window:
- a CDS encoding helix-turn-helix domain-containing protein, translated as MTSRPLLLTRDVAKLLRVHPKQVYRLLARGLPAHRVGSEWRFVEAEVRAWAGEPVAKDAPAPRTEPAPERPETMALRAGPPPLLAANGDVVVDVLLEALRARGTYLGFVQADATSARSALERREVLFAAYHGGPPPRALADVRLARIHLVTREVGLAAKKAPSSLRALERKHLAGRPPSAGIRGHLDRALADATLTRERLAFAETAYPSHRDAVLAVHRGEADLALTTAAWAERAGLRFLTIAREPYELLLFAEDLGTKAAIATCEVAQTATFRRALARLAGYDASHAGAIRYENGT; from the coding sequence GTGACCTCTCGCCCTCTGCTCCTCACGCGTGACGTCGCGAAGCTCCTCCGGGTGCACCCGAAGCAGGTGTATCGGCTGCTCGCGCGTGGGCTGCCAGCGCATCGGGTGGGCTCTGAGTGGCGCTTCGTCGAGGCCGAGGTGCGCGCGTGGGCCGGCGAGCCCGTCGCGAAGGACGCGCCTGCCCCGCGGACCGAGCCGGCGCCCGAGCGGCCCGAGACCATGGCTCTCCGCGCAGGGCCACCGCCGCTCCTCGCCGCGAACGGCGACGTCGTGGTGGACGTTCTCCTCGAAGCGCTCCGCGCGCGCGGGACATACCTCGGCTTCGTCCAGGCCGACGCGACCTCGGCGCGCTCCGCCCTCGAACGCCGCGAGGTGCTCTTCGCGGCGTACCACGGGGGCCCACCGCCACGCGCCCTCGCCGACGTGCGCCTCGCGCGCATCCACCTGGTCACGCGCGAGGTCGGGCTCGCGGCGAAGAAGGCGCCGTCGTCGCTCCGCGCCCTCGAACGAAAGCACCTCGCGGGAAGGCCTCCGAGCGCGGGCATCCGCGGGCACCTCGATCGAGCCCTCGCCGACGCAACGCTCACACGCGAGCGCCTCGCCTTCGCCGAGACCGCCTACCCTTCGCACCGGGACGCCGTGCTCGCCGTCCACCGCGGCGAGGCCGACCTCGCCCTCACGACCGCCGCGTGGGCGGAGCGCGCGGGGCTCCGGTTCCTCACGATCGCCCGCGAGCCCTACGAGCTGCTCCTCTTCGCCGAAGATCTCGGCACCAAGGCCGCCATCGCGACGTGCGAGGTCGCCCAGACCGCCACCTTCCGGCGCGCCCTGGCCCGTCTCGCCGGGTACGACGCCTCGCACGCCGGCGCGATCCGGTACGAGAACGGGACGTAA
- a CDS encoding AAA family ATPase, whose amino-acid sequence MRLTSLSLTDFRGFASLDLTFEPDVTVLVGVNGAGKTSILDAIAMMLSQVHALHREGAWTDAHPRRRDVRLGATVARVTVGVSQGNETGSWTATSDPSASIQGAIPAKSGSPPLALYFPTNRSALDIPSRIHASEDETAFDAFAAYDGALEDGASNFRGFFEWYRREEDLENEERLRPPADGVLHARLSFVREAIERLFPGGKSLRIERRPQRMVIERGGETLDVSQLSDGEKCLVAMAGDLARRMVQIAPDDPAPLEREVIVLVDELELHLHPGLQRQILGRLRAAFPNAQLVVSTHSPQVLSSVHRRSVRLLEGFAQKPLDAGTWKRDTNSILESAFGDSGRPSEVATKIIALQRAVDADDFAKARTLVAELRDEVEGFDPEVELQAGFIPPEEEPTGEETAS is encoded by the coding sequence ATGCGCCTCACGTCCCTGTCGCTGACGGACTTCCGCGGTTTCGCCTCGCTCGACCTCACCTTCGAGCCGGACGTGACGGTGCTCGTAGGCGTCAACGGCGCCGGCAAGACCAGCATCCTCGACGCGATCGCCATGATGCTCTCGCAGGTGCACGCCCTGCACCGCGAGGGAGCGTGGACCGACGCTCACCCCAGGCGTCGCGACGTGCGCCTCGGCGCGACCGTCGCTAGGGTGACGGTCGGAGTCTCACAAGGGAACGAGACTGGATCGTGGACGGCGACCTCCGACCCGAGCGCCAGCATCCAAGGGGCGATCCCAGCAAAGTCGGGATCTCCTCCGCTCGCCCTCTACTTCCCGACCAACCGCAGCGCCCTCGACATCCCGTCGCGCATCCACGCGAGTGAGGACGAGACAGCCTTCGACGCGTTCGCCGCGTACGACGGCGCGCTCGAGGACGGCGCGAGCAACTTCCGCGGGTTCTTCGAGTGGTACCGCCGTGAAGAGGATCTCGAGAACGAGGAGCGACTTCGCCCACCTGCGGACGGCGTCCTCCACGCGCGCCTCTCGTTCGTCCGTGAGGCGATCGAGAGGCTCTTTCCGGGCGGCAAGAGCCTTCGGATCGAGCGGCGCCCGCAGCGCATGGTGATCGAGCGAGGCGGAGAGACCCTCGACGTCTCACAGCTCTCCGACGGCGAGAAGTGCCTCGTGGCGATGGCCGGCGACTTGGCGCGGCGCATGGTGCAAATCGCCCCGGACGATCCGGCGCCGCTCGAGCGCGAGGTGATCGTGCTCGTCGACGAGCTCGAGCTGCACCTCCACCCGGGCCTCCAGCGCCAGATCCTCGGCCGCCTGCGCGCGGCCTTCCCCAACGCGCAGCTCGTCGTCTCCACTCACTCGCCGCAGGTGCTCTCGAGCGTCCATCGACGCAGCGTGCGGCTCCTCGAGGGGTTCGCGCAGAAGCCGCTCGACGCGGGGACCTGGAAGCGAGACACGAACAGCATCCTCGAGAGCGCCTTCGGAGACAGCGGTCGCCCAAGCGAGGTAGCGACGAAGATCATCGCGCTCCAACGAGCCGTCGACGCCGACGACTTCGCCAAGGCGCGCACACTCGTTGCGGAGCTTCGGGACGAGGTCGAGGGCTTCGATCCCGAGGTCGAGCTCCAGGCCGGGTTCATTCCGCCCGAAGAGGAGCCAACCGGGGAAGAGACGGCGTCGTGA
- a CDS encoding AAA family ATPase has protein sequence MVLTRLTVENFTVFGPGRTTFDLSSGVNVLVGENGTGKTHLLKLVYVLSRVSEEHGRRQVAAAPRPHTNLARPESSDPDQGATQNEGIDRWIATDLNEVFLPDSLGSFAHRSGEPCVISAEWGRDVAVWINIGKDGRIGATLRGQHRGAQPSLFLPSRELLTIYPGFAAAWLRRESSFDRTYLDLCLALGLRPLRPEARAGAIEDLATVLEGTLKGPVTMEGDRFYQQQPRGPMEVTMVGEGDRKIAMLAYLLRNGSLAPGGLLAWDEPEASLNPKRANLMSKVAFDLARAGIQVVLSTHDYALCSELDLAAKRGSEEKLAFFGLKEGDRHVEVERSPSFLGLKGNPILEAFADIYDREEAWHRGEGAP, from the coding sequence ATGGTCCTCACGCGGCTTACGGTCGAGAACTTCACGGTCTTCGGGCCCGGGCGGACGACGTTTGACCTCTCGAGCGGGGTGAACGTGCTGGTCGGCGAGAACGGCACGGGCAAGACACACCTGCTCAAGCTCGTGTACGTCCTGTCGCGTGTGAGCGAGGAGCACGGGCGTCGGCAGGTAGCGGCCGCACCGCGACCGCATACGAACCTCGCCCGACCCGAGTCGAGCGACCCCGATCAAGGAGCCACGCAGAACGAGGGAATCGACCGGTGGATCGCGACTGATTTGAACGAGGTCTTCTTGCCCGATTCGCTAGGAAGCTTCGCACACCGGAGCGGCGAACCTTGCGTGATCTCGGCGGAGTGGGGGCGCGACGTGGCCGTCTGGATCAACATCGGCAAAGACGGCCGGATCGGGGCGACGCTCCGAGGCCAGCACCGTGGTGCGCAGCCCTCCCTGTTCTTGCCCTCGCGCGAGCTGCTCACGATTTACCCGGGTTTCGCGGCGGCTTGGCTCCGTCGTGAGTCGTCCTTCGATCGGACGTACCTCGATCTGTGTTTGGCGCTCGGCCTGCGCCCCCTGCGGCCCGAAGCTCGCGCGGGGGCCATCGAGGACCTCGCGACCGTGCTCGAAGGTACGTTGAAGGGCCCCGTGACCATGGAGGGGGACCGCTTCTACCAGCAGCAGCCCAGAGGCCCCATGGAGGTGACCATGGTGGGCGAGGGCGACCGGAAGATCGCGATGCTCGCGTACCTCTTGCGGAACGGGTCCCTCGCTCCGGGAGGGCTCCTCGCGTGGGACGAGCCGGAGGCGAGCCTTAACCCGAAGCGGGCGAACCTGATGAGCAAGGTCGCGTTCGACCTCGCACGGGCAGGGATTCAAGTCGTCCTCTCGACGCACGACTACGCGCTCTGCTCCGAGCTCGACCTCGCGGCGAAGAGAGGCTCCGAAGAGAAGCTCGCGTTCTTCGGTTTGAAAGAGGGCGACCGTCACGTCGAGGTGGAGCGCTCCCCGAGCTTCCTCGGCCTCAAGGGGAATCCCATCCTCGAAGCCTTCGCGGACATCTATGACCGCGAAGAGGCATGGCACCGAGGCGAGGGCGCGCCGTGA
- a CDS encoding cytochrome c-type biogenesis protein CcmH has translation MKVRILLAVLVGLALVAVVGSASAEPTSAKYVEGRLLAPCCYQQTLDIHESELATALRVEIDGRVARGESAAAIEEDMVARYGERVRAVPKGAEPRGAITIVGGLAVLASFLGMLGLVRRWSRRASKESPEPARSRASSRTTDVALDQRIDADLRALDDASA, from the coding sequence ATGAAGGTCCGAATCCTCCTTGCGGTGCTCGTGGGCCTCGCGCTCGTCGCCGTAGTGGGGTCCGCGTCGGCCGAGCCCACGTCGGCGAAATACGTCGAGGGGAGGCTCCTCGCGCCGTGCTGCTACCAGCAGACGCTCGACATCCACGAGTCCGAGCTCGCCACCGCGCTGCGCGTCGAGATCGACGGCCGCGTCGCGCGGGGGGAGAGCGCCGCGGCCATCGAAGAGGACATGGTCGCCCGCTACGGCGAGCGCGTGCGCGCCGTGCCCAAGGGCGCCGAGCCGCGCGGGGCCATCACGATCGTGGGAGGCCTCGCCGTGCTCGCGTCGTTCCTTGGTATGCTCGGCCTCGTGCGCCGATGGTCGCGACGTGCGTCGAAAGAGAGCCCCGAGCCTGCGCGCTCGCGAGCATCGAGCCGCACGACGGATGTCGCGCTCGACCAACGCATCGACGCCGATCTGCGCGCCCTCGACGACGCCAGCGCGTGA